The following are encoded together in the Triticum dicoccoides isolate Atlit2015 ecotype Zavitan chromosome 6B, WEW_v2.0, whole genome shotgun sequence genome:
- the LOC119324453 gene encoding probable carboxylesterase 15 yields MSTIPSSPASAVSGSAPPPPPDVVEDCMGIVQLLSDGTVRRSLDYSHLPMLRHVPSDLPVQWKDVVYDAGNGLRLRMYRPTTAGRAEKKHPKLPVLVYFHGGGFCIGSFEWPNFHAGALRLAGELPALVLSADYRLAPEHRLPAAHRDAETVLSWLRDQAAAGTDAWLAECADFGRVFVCGDSAGGNMVHHVAARLGSGALALGDRVRVVGCVILWPYFGGEERTAAEAEAEAMAPSSEFDPGKNFDQMWRLALPDGATRDHPAANPFGPESAPLDDVRFPPVLVAKAGRDRMRDRVAEYVARLRAMGKPVELAEFEGQGHGFFVFAPFGDASDELVRVVRQFMCTCTATSHG; encoded by the coding sequence ATGTCGACTATACCGTCCTCGCCCGCGTCCGCTGTCTCGGgttcggcgccgccgccgccgccggatgtgGTGGAGGACTGCATGGGCATCGTGCAGCTCCTGAGCGACGGCACCGTGAGGCGCAGCCTGGACTACTCCCACCTGCCGATGCTGAGACACGTCCCCTCCGACCTGCCCGTCCAGTGGAAAGACGTGGTGTACGACGCCGGCAACGGCCTCCGCCTCCGGATGTACAGGCCAACCACCGCCGGCCGCGCAGAGAAGAAGCACCCGAAGCTCCCGGTGCTCGTCTACTTCCACGGCGGAGGCTTCTGCATCGGCAGCTTCGAGTGGCCCAACTTCCACGCGGGCGCGCTCCGGCTGGCCGGCGAGCTCCCGGCGCTCGTGCTCTCCGCCGACTACCGGCTCGCCCCGGAGCACCGCCTCCCCGCCGCGCACCGGGACGCCGAGACCGTCCTCTCGTGGCTCCGCGACCAGGCGGCCGCCGGCACCGACGCCTGGCTCGCCGAGTGCGCTGACTTCGGCCGGGTGTTCGTCTGCGGCGACTCCGCAGGCGGCAACATGGTGCACCACGTCGCCGCCCGCCTCGGCTCGGGCGCCCTCGCGCTCGGTGACCGGGTGCGGGTCGTCGGGTGCGTGATACTCTGGCCCTACTTCGGTGGCGAGGAGAGGACggcggccgaggccgaggccgagGCCATGGCGCCGTCGTCCGAGTTCGACCCTGGGAAGAACTTCGACCAGATGTGGCGGCTGGCTTTGCCGGACGGAGCGACCAGGGACCACCCGGCGGCGAACCCGTTCGGGCCGGAGAGCGCCCCGCTCGATGACGTGCGGTTCCCTCCGGTGCTGGTTGCCAAGGCCGGCCGTGACCGGATGCGCGACCGGGTGGCTGAGTACGTGGCGAGGCTCCGGGCCATGGGGAAGCCCGTCGAGCTCGCCGAGTTCGAGGGCCAGGGCCATGGCTTCTTCGTGTTCGCCCCCTTCGGTGATGCCTCAGACGAGCTGGTCCGAGTGGTCAGGCAATTCATGTGTACGTGTACGGCGACCAGCCACGGGTGA